Proteins encoded in a region of the Halioglobus maricola genome:
- a CDS encoding SoxR reducing system RseC family protein: MLLETGRVVAVEDDSVWVETIRRTTCGTCAAKSGCGHGVMNRISEGHRSLIRALPGKIHPQQCAVDDEVQISIPEEVILRGSVVVYIVPVVSMLALAAAGAALGGDAGSAIGALAGLAAGVGLVRLHANRHRQDDSFQPVLEDILSPSAQAVSLD; encoded by the coding sequence ATGTTGCTTGAAACCGGCCGCGTGGTGGCCGTTGAAGACGACAGCGTCTGGGTCGAAACGATCCGCCGCACGACGTGTGGCACCTGTGCTGCCAAGAGTGGTTGTGGCCACGGAGTGATGAACCGTATTTCCGAGGGACATCGCTCCCTTATTCGCGCACTGCCGGGTAAGATTCACCCCCAGCAGTGTGCCGTCGACGACGAGGTGCAGATCAGTATCCCGGAGGAAGTGATCCTGCGAGGCTCCGTCGTTGTCTATATTGTTCCTGTTGTTTCCATGTTGGCGCTCGCCGCGGCCGGGGCTGCTCTGGGCGGCGATGCCGGCAGCGCAATCGGCGCTCTGGCGGGGCTCGCGGCCGGCGTGGGTCTGGTGCGGTTGCATGCAAATCGCCATCGCCAGGACGACAGTTTCCAACCCGTTCTGGAAGACATATTGAGCCCTTCCGCCCAGGCCGTAAGTCTGGATTGA
- the lepA gene encoding translation elongation factor 4, translating into MSDLQHIRNFSIIAHIDHGKSTLADRFIQHCGGLSHREMEQQVLDSMDIERERGITIKAQSVTLDYTARDGQVYQLNFIDTPGHVDFSYEVSRSLSACEGALLVVDAGQGVEAQSVANCYTAIEQGLEVLPILNKMDLPQADPDKVKLEIEEIIGLDSSNACAVSAKSGMGIEDALEYLVEEIPPPEGDRDAPLQALIIDSWFDNYLGVVSLVRVKQGVLRKRDKIVAKSQGKAHQVDSVGIFTPKRHEQDCLQAGEVGFVVAGIKDIHGAPVGDTLVHEKMQDVPALPGFQQVKPQVYAGIFTISSDDYEDFRDALGKLTLNDASLFYEPESSDALGFGFRCGFLGMLHMEIIQERLEREYDLDLITTAPTVIYEVVTKTGETVRVDNPSSLPDVGDIEEMREPIARCNILVPQDYLGNVITLCVEKRGVQKDMQFLGAQVQVVYDIPMAEVVLDFFDRLKSVSRGYASLDYSFERFESAKLSRLDVLINGERVDALAVIVHQDQVQYRGRALTEKMKELIPRQMFDVAIQAAVGGKVVARTTVKALRKNVTAKCYGGDASRKKKLLEKQKAGKKRMKQVGSVEIPQSAFLAVLKVDS; encoded by the coding sequence GTGAGTGATCTCCAGCACATCCGCAATTTTTCCATTATTGCCCATATTGACCACGGCAAATCCACCTTGGCTGATCGATTCATCCAGCACTGTGGCGGCCTGTCACACCGGGAGATGGAACAGCAAGTGCTCGATTCTATGGATATCGAGCGCGAGCGCGGAATTACCATCAAAGCCCAGAGCGTCACTCTGGACTACACGGCCAGAGACGGCCAGGTCTACCAACTTAATTTTATTGATACCCCGGGGCACGTGGATTTTTCCTACGAGGTTTCACGATCCCTGTCCGCCTGTGAGGGCGCACTGTTGGTTGTCGATGCAGGCCAGGGGGTAGAGGCCCAGTCTGTAGCGAACTGCTATACCGCGATCGAGCAGGGCCTGGAAGTCCTCCCTATCCTCAACAAGATGGACTTGCCCCAAGCCGACCCGGACAAGGTCAAACTTGAAATCGAGGAAATTATCGGCCTCGATTCCAGCAACGCCTGTGCGGTATCGGCCAAATCTGGCATGGGTATTGAAGATGCGCTCGAGTACCTGGTGGAAGAAATCCCGCCACCCGAGGGGGATCGCGATGCGCCTCTGCAGGCACTGATTATTGATTCCTGGTTCGACAATTACCTTGGCGTCGTATCGCTTGTGCGCGTCAAGCAGGGCGTTTTGCGCAAGCGTGACAAGATAGTGGCCAAGAGCCAGGGCAAGGCTCATCAGGTAGACAGTGTGGGTATTTTCACTCCCAAGCGCCATGAGCAGGACTGCCTGCAGGCAGGTGAGGTAGGCTTTGTCGTTGCCGGCATCAAGGATATTCACGGCGCCCCGGTAGGGGACACTTTAGTCCACGAAAAAATGCAGGATGTGCCTGCGCTGCCGGGCTTTCAGCAGGTTAAGCCACAGGTTTACGCCGGTATCTTCACGATCTCGTCAGATGACTACGAAGACTTTCGCGACGCGCTGGGGAAGCTCACGCTCAATGATGCGTCTTTGTTCTATGAACCAGAAAGCTCTGATGCGCTCGGTTTCGGGTTTCGCTGTGGCTTCCTCGGCATGCTCCATATGGAGATTATCCAGGAACGTCTTGAGCGTGAGTACGATCTCGATCTGATCACGACAGCGCCCACGGTAATCTATGAAGTTGTCACCAAGACCGGTGAAACTGTGCGGGTCGACAATCCTTCCTCGCTGCCGGATGTCGGCGATATTGAGGAAATGCGCGAGCCCATCGCCCGCTGCAATATTTTGGTGCCGCAGGACTACCTGGGCAACGTGATCACACTCTGTGTCGAGAAGCGCGGTGTGCAGAAGGATATGCAATTCCTCGGTGCTCAGGTGCAGGTGGTTTACGATATCCCGATGGCGGAAGTGGTGCTGGATTTCTTCGACCGACTGAAATCTGTTAGCCGTGGTTACGCCTCTCTGGACTACAGCTTTGAGCGCTTTGAATCTGCCAAGCTATCGCGCCTGGATGTGCTGATCAATGGCGAACGGGTCGATGCGCTTGCGGTGATTGTGCACCAGGATCAGGTGCAGTATCGGGGTCGCGCGCTGACTGAAAAAATGAAAGAGCTGATTCCGCGACAAATGTTCGATGTGGCCATTCAGGCGGCCGTGGGGGGCAAGGTTGTTGCCCGTACAACGGTTAAGGCTTTGCGCAAAAATGTCACGGCCAAATGCTACGGTGGCGATGCCAGCCGCAAGAAAAAACTGCTGGAGAAGCAGAAAGCAGGTAAGAAGCGAATGAAGCAGGTAGGCAGTGTGGAGATCCCCCAGTCTGCCTTCCTCGCGGTACTTAAGGTTGATAGCTAG
- a CDS encoding DegQ family serine endoprotease has protein sequence MKLSGKYSFFLTIALMLGMAVQVNAAALPDFTGIVRDNSPAVVKIIVEASGPQQGQGPQEIPEYLRRFFEFRGDAPSQQPRMGMGSGFIIDASGLIVTNDHVVSGADKVLVRMNDRREFEAEIVGTDPRSDLALLRIDAEDLPVVKLAAAGELDVGEWVLAIGSPFGLDYSVTAGIVSAKGRSLPTENGENYVPFIQTDVAINPGNSGGPLFNLDGQVVGVNSQIFTRSGGSIGLSFAIPMSVVRNVVTQLEEHGKVTRGWLGVTIQDVDKNLAESFGLERPRGALVVQVAEDGPADDAGLREGDVIISFDGRDIPASSDLPHVVGLIAPGTRVKAEIVRDRKQRTVKVEVGGLAADDSYSLAGGEPDGDEGGRIGVVVAEADAEMLERWNLSGGVVVHDVVAGSPAAEAGVRPGDVITLIGNTPVKSLDAFASAVEKLEAGDTLPLRLMRRGTPLFIGLRLTQ, from the coding sequence ATGAAGCTATCCGGCAAGTACTCCTTTTTTCTGACCATTGCTCTCATGTTGGGTATGGCCGTGCAGGTCAACGCAGCCGCGCTGCCAGATTTCACCGGCATTGTGCGCGACAATTCACCTGCTGTGGTGAAGATCATTGTCGAGGCCAGTGGCCCGCAGCAGGGCCAGGGGCCGCAGGAAATCCCAGAGTACCTTCGCCGATTCTTCGAATTTCGCGGCGACGCGCCGTCGCAGCAGCCTCGCATGGGCATGGGCTCCGGATTCATTATCGATGCCAGTGGCCTGATCGTCACTAACGATCATGTGGTCTCGGGCGCGGATAAGGTCTTGGTGAGAATGAATGACCGGCGCGAATTCGAAGCAGAAATTGTCGGCACAGACCCGCGCAGTGATCTGGCGCTGCTCCGTATAGACGCTGAAGACCTGCCTGTTGTGAAGCTTGCGGCTGCAGGTGAGTTGGATGTGGGCGAATGGGTGCTGGCTATCGGTTCGCCTTTCGGGCTCGATTACTCCGTGACTGCGGGCATAGTGAGTGCCAAGGGGCGGAGCTTGCCCACCGAGAACGGCGAAAACTATGTCCCGTTTATACAGACCGATGTCGCCATTAATCCTGGTAACTCCGGTGGCCCTCTTTTCAATCTCGACGGCCAGGTTGTTGGCGTCAATTCCCAGATATTTACCCGCAGTGGCGGCTCCATCGGCCTCTCCTTTGCCATTCCCATGAGTGTGGTGCGCAATGTTGTGACCCAGCTCGAGGAGCACGGCAAGGTGACTCGCGGCTGGTTGGGGGTCACCATCCAGGATGTGGACAAGAACCTGGCAGAGTCCTTTGGCCTCGAGCGGCCGCGTGGCGCATTGGTCGTCCAGGTTGCCGAAGATGGACCTGCCGATGACGCCGGTCTGCGCGAAGGCGATGTGATCATCAGCTTCGATGGACGAGATATCCCCGCGTCATCGGATTTGCCCCATGTGGTGGGCCTGATTGCCCCGGGCACACGCGTGAAAGCGGAGATTGTTCGCGATCGCAAGCAACGCACCGTCAAAGTCGAGGTGGGCGGCCTGGCAGCCGATGACAGCTACTCGCTGGCTGGCGGGGAGCCGGACGGCGACGAGGGCGGCCGTATCGGCGTGGTGGTCGCTGAGGCCGACGCTGAGATGCTGGAGCGGTGGAATCTCTCTGGTGGTGTGGTCGTGCACGACGTTGTTGCGGGCTCGCCTGCAGCGGAAGCTGGGGTGCGCCCTGGTGACGTGATCACCCTGATAGGCAATACGCCGGTGAAGAGCCTCGATGCATTTGCCAGCGCCGTGGAGAAACTCGAAGCCGGCGACACCCTACCTTTGCGCCTGATGCGCCGCGGCACACCTCTGTTTATCGGCCTGCGGTTGACACAATAG
- the rnc gene encoding ribonuclease III, which yields MTDCELKAARLQRALGYEFADKALLELALTHRSAGNRNNERLEFLGDSIVNHIIAETLYHKFPSASEGDMSRMRAALVKGDTLAEVARELELGEHLILGAGERKSGGRRRTSILADALEAVTGAILLDSNVETCRGCVLNWFVGRLDTLSLGGADKDAKTSLQEFLQGHGKPLPEYELLGVQGDDHSQQFRVVCRLTKPALTVEGSGSSRRKAEQAAARTALERLNPDEK from the coding sequence GTGACCGACTGCGAGCTAAAGGCCGCGCGCCTGCAGCGCGCTCTCGGGTACGAATTTGCAGACAAGGCTCTGCTTGAGCTGGCGCTGACCCACCGCAGTGCCGGCAATCGCAACAATGAACGGCTGGAATTTCTCGGCGATTCCATCGTTAATCACATCATTGCCGAGACTCTCTACCACAAATTCCCAAGCGCCAGTGAAGGTGATATGAGCCGCATGCGCGCTGCCCTGGTTAAGGGTGACACGCTGGCCGAAGTTGCCCGTGAGCTCGAGCTCGGTGAGCATCTCATTCTGGGAGCCGGCGAGCGCAAGAGTGGTGGTCGTCGTCGCACTTCGATTTTGGCAGATGCACTTGAGGCGGTGACCGGGGCGATTCTTCTCGACAGTAATGTCGAAACCTGTCGCGGCTGTGTTCTCAATTGGTTTGTCGGGCGCCTCGACACCCTGTCTCTGGGCGGCGCCGACAAGGATGCCAAGACCAGCCTGCAGGAGTTCCTGCAGGGTCATGGCAAGCCGCTCCCCGAGTATGAATTGCTCGGAGTGCAGGGCGACGATCACAGCCAGCAATTCCGGGTGGTCTGCCGCCTGACCAAGCCTGCCCTCACTGTAGAGGGTTCAGGTTCCAGCCGGCGCAAGGCGGAACAGGCCGCGGCACGCACAGCTCTTGAGAGGTTGAACCCGGATGAAAAATGA
- the era gene encoding GTPase Era: MKNEAKHCGYVAIVGRPNVGKSTLLNHILGQKISITSRKPQTTRHQVLGIKTENDHQIIFVDTPGLHKAAEKAINRYMNKAASSAIRDVDLVLFLVDRTAWTEEDEMVLQQVVQSGLPAILVVNKVDLLEDKAVLLPHLQSLTEKADFKAVIPLSALRQHNVESLESEVIKYLPESEHFFPEDQITNRSQRFLAAEIVREKITRQLGDELPYAVNVEIEEFAFDNGIIHISALILVERDGQKKIIIGEKGSRLRSIGTEARQDMERLFDNKVMLRLWVKVKSGWSDDERALRSLGYDDI; this comes from the coding sequence ATGAAAAATGAGGCCAAACACTGCGGTTATGTCGCGATCGTGGGGCGGCCTAACGTTGGCAAGTCCACACTGCTCAATCACATTCTCGGGCAGAAGATCAGTATTACCTCGCGCAAACCCCAGACCACGCGCCACCAGGTGCTGGGTATCAAGACTGAGAACGACCACCAGATTATATTTGTCGACACTCCGGGATTGCACAAGGCCGCGGAGAAGGCGATTAATCGCTATATGAACAAGGCAGCGAGCTCGGCTATCCGCGACGTGGATCTGGTGTTATTCCTGGTTGACCGCACGGCGTGGACCGAGGAAGACGAGATGGTGCTGCAGCAAGTAGTGCAGTCTGGTCTCCCCGCCATTCTGGTCGTCAACAAAGTGGACTTGCTGGAGGACAAGGCGGTGCTTCTGCCTCATCTGCAAAGCCTGACAGAGAAGGCGGATTTCAAGGCTGTGATCCCGCTGTCAGCGCTGCGACAGCACAATGTGGAGTCCCTCGAGTCGGAAGTGATCAAGTACCTGCCTGAATCGGAGCACTTTTTCCCCGAGGATCAGATTACCAATCGCAGCCAGCGTTTCCTGGCAGCGGAAATTGTGCGCGAGAAGATTACCCGCCAACTCGGTGATGAGCTTCCCTATGCGGTCAATGTCGAGATCGAGGAGTTCGCGTTTGACAATGGAATTATCCATATCTCAGCATTGATTCTGGTGGAGCGCGACGGGCAGAAGAAAATCATTATCGGCGAGAAGGGCAGCCGCCTGCGATCTATCGGTACCGAAGCAAGACAGGACATGGAACGCCTTTTCGACAACAAGGTGATGTTGCGTCTCTGGGTGAAGGTGAAGTCTGGCTGGTCGGACGACGAGCGAGCCTTGCGCAGCCTCGGCTACGACGATATCTGA
- a CDS encoding DUF4845 domain-containing protein — protein sequence MRQRQRQTGIGLFGGLIIAMMAGFYVLCIVKVVPVYSEYESIKHILTTISDEHKPNVTTIGEMRRRLANLFNSNQIKAIKVKDVQFYRKGGKMYIDGRYEGRVNIIANMDLALRFDDLLFVAGQPNIK from the coding sequence ATGCGTCAACGTCAACGCCAAACAGGTATAGGTCTTTTCGGGGGCCTGATTATCGCCATGATGGCCGGCTTCTATGTGCTCTGCATAGTAAAGGTCGTTCCAGTGTATTCAGAATATGAGTCCATCAAGCATATTCTTACGACCATTTCGGACGAGCATAAACCGAACGTCACTACCATCGGTGAGATGCGTCGTCGTCTGGCAAACCTATTCAACTCAAACCAGATCAAAGCCATCAAAGTTAAAGATGTGCAGTTCTACCGCAAGGGCGGCAAGATGTATATCGACGGGCGCTATGAAGGTCGCGTCAACATCATCGCCAATATGGATCTGGCTCTGCGATTTGATGACCTGCTGTTTGTGGCAGGACAACCCAATATCAAGTGA
- the recO gene encoding DNA repair protein RecO gives MRISLQPGYVLHSRPYKDTSSLLEVFTAEHGRVSLVGKGARRRSRGGSQVALLQPFTPLLLTFSGRAELKTLTQVEAAGTATNLRGERLYSGLYLNELLVRLLHRNDPHPTLFARYARAVEGLQHGDDIEVTLRGFELQLLDELGYRLDLTTDGSRGEELQQDIWYHYDPELGLIPCPASAKPDRPAYQGADLLQIGRGDLAGSARLTARRLMRQALAVHLGDAPLRSRELFRAQQAPSSPSHEPSQASDT, from the coding sequence ATGCGAATCTCGCTACAGCCGGGCTATGTACTTCACAGCCGCCCCTACAAAGACACCAGCAGCCTGCTGGAAGTATTCACCGCCGAACACGGCCGGGTCAGTCTGGTTGGGAAAGGGGCTCGTAGACGCAGTCGCGGTGGGAGTCAGGTGGCTCTGTTACAGCCGTTCACCCCCCTGTTGTTAACCTTCAGCGGCCGCGCAGAGTTGAAAACGCTCACCCAGGTTGAAGCGGCGGGTACTGCGACGAATTTGCGTGGCGAGCGCCTGTATAGCGGTCTCTATTTGAATGAGCTGCTGGTGCGTCTGCTGCACCGCAATGACCCCCATCCGACACTTTTTGCGCGTTACGCGCGTGCGGTAGAGGGCTTGCAACATGGCGATGATATCGAAGTGACCCTGCGAGGGTTTGAGTTGCAACTGCTCGACGAGCTTGGCTATCGTCTGGATCTCACTACCGATGGCAGCCGGGGCGAGGAACTGCAGCAGGATATCTGGTACCACTACGACCCCGAGTTGGGCTTGATACCTTGTCCTGCCAGTGCAAAACCAGACCGGCCGGCGTATCAAGGGGCTGACCTGTTACAAATCGGTCGCGGCGATTTGGCTGGCAGTGCGCGCCTGACCGCCCGCAGGTTGATGCGCCAGGCGCTCGCGGTACATCTGGGCGATGCTCCATTGCGCAGCCGGGAGCTGTTTCGCGCGCAGCAGGCGCCATCCTCGCCCTCCCATGAGCCCTCACAGGCGTCAGACACGTGA
- the lepB gene encoding signal peptidase I, translating into MTIDFPLILLILVAGTGVVWLLDTLFLAPGRRREIAGLQARYPEWDKEESPQHQQFNASVERQASEPVVVEYSRSFFPVLFVVFVLRSFLVEPFQIPSSSMVPTLQVGDYILVNKFTYGIRLPVSRAKVFDLNEPERGDVMVFFPPHMNDTYYIKRVVGLPGDTVTYRKKRLFVNGKQVSREEVAIMPGPNVRQRVGLEQLGEARHLMQVDEGRVPRDFTVLVRPGHYFMMGDNRDNSSDSRVWGQVPEKDIVGKAFAIWMHWDSFLSVPGFSRVGLIE; encoded by the coding sequence ATGACAATCGATTTTCCCCTGATACTGCTTATTCTGGTGGCTGGAACCGGGGTGGTTTGGCTGCTGGATACGCTGTTCCTGGCGCCTGGGCGCCGTCGGGAGATTGCCGGCTTGCAGGCCAGGTATCCCGAGTGGGACAAGGAAGAGAGCCCACAGCATCAGCAGTTTAACGCCAGTGTGGAACGCCAGGCATCAGAACCTGTTGTGGTGGAGTACTCGCGCTCGTTTTTCCCGGTGTTGTTCGTCGTCTTCGTGCTGCGTTCGTTCCTTGTAGAGCCGTTCCAGATCCCGTCGTCGTCGATGGTGCCCACCCTTCAGGTTGGCGATTATATTCTGGTTAATAAATTCACCTACGGCATTCGCCTGCCCGTGAGCCGCGCCAAGGTTTTCGATCTTAACGAGCCTGAGCGCGGTGATGTGATGGTGTTTTTTCCGCCCCATATGAATGACACCTACTACATCAAGCGTGTGGTCGGTTTACCGGGCGACACAGTGACATATCGTAAGAAGCGGCTGTTTGTGAATGGCAAGCAGGTGAGCAGGGAAGAAGTGGCGATTATGCCAGGCCCGAATGTGCGACAGCGCGTGGGTCTCGAACAGTTGGGAGAAGCACGCCACCTGATGCAGGTAGACGAGGGGCGGGTACCTCGAGACTTTACGGTGCTTGTGCGCCCCGGTCACTACTTTATGATGGGCGATAACCGCGACAACAGCTCCGATAGTCGGGTTTGGGGTCAGGTGCCAGAAAAGGATATAGTAGGGAAGGCTTTCGCAATATGGATGCACTGGGATTCATTCCTGAGTGTTCCAGGCTTCAGCCGCGTCGGCCTGATCGAATGA
- a CDS encoding MucB/RseB C-terminal domain-containing protein — translation MSALRFSHFAALMLALAAVPWASAQECPEVNPEAVKWLDKMSRSLQHVSYHGVVTFQRGGEDMQVVQVSHSVDGGTSTDRLTQLTGQGAEVVRKDHPLDCIHPGHNLLRLGQNQCGVAANYRLSVSEGDLVAGRHSVRIAVAPRDMYRYGYVMELDRDTGLLLKTATIGRGNKVLEKFQFANLSYGDDSPEGLDTAISHSAHHPVPAASSTNAAAKSPGWRVRWLPPGFAATDAVSSASPRKTYTDGLAVFSVFLEKLDREIRPGEGVARKGSSTSYTRGVKLAGEPVLLTVVGEVPVNTARMVADSVVWER, via the coding sequence ATGAGCGCGCTCCGCTTTTCTCATTTCGCTGCGCTGATGCTGGCACTGGCAGCGGTGCCATGGGCATCAGCCCAGGAGTGTCCGGAGGTCAATCCGGAAGCAGTAAAGTGGCTGGACAAGATGTCCCGCAGCCTTCAGCACGTGAGTTATCACGGGGTCGTGACCTTTCAGCGTGGCGGTGAGGATATGCAGGTTGTTCAGGTGTCGCACTCTGTAGATGGCGGTACCAGTACCGACCGCTTGACTCAATTGACCGGGCAGGGAGCCGAGGTGGTGCGCAAGGACCACCCGCTGGATTGTATTCACCCGGGTCACAACTTGCTGCGCCTGGGTCAAAACCAGTGTGGCGTGGCCGCCAACTACCGATTAAGTGTCAGTGAAGGCGACCTTGTCGCGGGTCGTCACTCGGTGCGCATTGCAGTTGCTCCGCGCGACATGTACCGCTATGGCTATGTCATGGAACTCGATCGCGACACCGGTCTCCTGTTGAAGACCGCTACGATCGGCCGCGGCAACAAGGTGCTTGAGAAATTCCAGTTCGCCAATCTTTCCTATGGCGATGACTCGCCGGAGGGGCTGGATACTGCTATATCACACAGTGCACATCACCCGGTGCCAGCGGCGAGCTCGACCAACGCAGCTGCCAAGAGTCCCGGCTGGCGAGTGCGCTGGCTACCACCCGGCTTCGCTGCAACCGATGCAGTCAGCTCCGCGTCTCCGCGTAAAACCTATACCGATGGCCTGGCTGTCTTTTCTGTTTTTCTGGAGAAATTGGACCGCGAGATCCGTCCGGGTGAGGGCGTTGCCCGCAAGGGCAGCAGTACCTCCTATACCCGCGGGGTCAAGTTGGCGGGAGAGCCTGTCTTACTGACGGTCGTCGGAGAGGTGCCGGTTAATACGGCGCGTATGGTTGCAGATTCGGTGGTCTGGGAGCGCTGA